Part of the Lichenicola cladoniae genome is shown below.
GGACCGGGTGCTGGAGGCCCCCGTTTATGCTGAGTTATGCGCATCATCACTCAATCATCATACCGGTACACGAAGACAGCACTCAAAGTCCGGGATAACCTATACCTAGTCGACGTGTGGCAAGGGCGCCGCTGTAGCGCGAATACGTGGATCTGCCGTCAGCTCGATGATGTCGAGTTCTTCCTCGATGGCATGGAAAGCATCGTCGCCAATCACACCATCCCGTCTTAGGACAGCAAGCCTTTGCCGCTGCACAACCACGGCTTTACCCTGTAACCCCGCAAGGGTGTCCTCTCTGCCGTCCAGTTGGGCTACACCTTCTGCACGTGTCGCATACTCATCCAGCAGCAGCGCTGCATTATCCGAGACGGTGACGTTGCGCAGGAACGCCACCGCTGCCTGTGCGGTCTCACGGCGTGCGAGCACCGTTTCCTCTTGAACTAAATTATCTTCCGGAAGCCGCAGACGTTGCATGAGCGGTCGCAGGGTCATCCCTTGAAGCATGAGTGTCCCAAGGACCACGCTGAGAGCGCAGAAGATGATGATGTCCCGGTCAATGAAGGTATCCGGCAAGGCCAGCGCCGTGGCCAGCGTCACAATGCCGCGCATCCCGCACCAGGCGATAATGAGACCGCCGCCCGCAGTCGGCCGTGCCGGCTGGCGCCCGCTACGGGGGCCAAGCCGATGCAATGCCCAGCGCAGGATAGCGTTGTACCCCATCACCCAAACAAGTCGGACGAGGATCACAACCAGCAGTACAACGCCGGCAACCTCGACGTAGAGCGCTATTTGCCCACTCATGCGGCTGACAATCGCCCTGAGTTGCAGCCCGATCAGGAGAAAGGCCAATACGTTCAGAACAAATACTGCCACGTCCCATACTGCGTAGGATGCTATACGACGCCGTGCGCCATCGCGCAGCGGAACATGGCGCGCGATGACAACGGCATAAACAACCACAGTGATGATCGCCGATACGCCGAGCCGGTCCGCTAGCAACCAGACTGCGAAGGTGCTTAGGAACTGCACAAGCACCGCAATCGGTATCTCCAACCGGTGGGTAGGGGTCATGAGCAGCAGTCGGGCGAGTGTCCAGCCTAGCAGGCCGCCGCCACCTACCGTGAAAAGAAATTGTGGCATGACCGTCCATCCGACGCTGCCGCCGGTTACGGCGGCAGTGACTGCGATGCGATAGATAATTAGCGACACAGCATCGTTTAGCAGGCTTTCACCTTGTATGATTACCAGCAACCGATGCGGCGGCCGCAAGTAGCGCAGGATGGCCGTCGCTGCGGAAGCGTCGGACGGTGCAACGATGGCCCCCAGCGCTACCGCAGCCGCCCAGGGCATTCCCGGCACCATGGCATGCCCGACCCAGGCGACGGCGATGACCGTAAGCAGCACGACAATTACGGCCAAGGCGCTTATCGGCAGCCAGTTCGCGCGTATGTCCCGGGGCGAGGCGTCATAGGCCGAGTCGAGCAGCGTCGGTGCGACAAATAGAACGAGTGCAAGTCGCGGGTCGAGCGCCATGATTGGTATGCCCGGGATAAAGGCCGCCGCAGATCCTGCCAGCGCCAGCAGCGCCGGGTAGGGCAGGCCGACCCGGCTGGACCAGGCCGCAAGCAGCGCCCCTATCAAAAGGAGTGCGATGACGAGTTCAAACAGAGCCATGGCGTTCCCATCGTTGCACTTACATCACTGCCGAGTTCATCTGCAGGATGCCAGATACCTCTAGTGCTGAGTCCAAGGGTTGTTGCAGGTGTCGCTGCGGGAAGTCACCCCTCGGGCTTCAAGTCAGCGCAGTGCTGGTTTAACTTTCATTGCATGAGCGAGCCGTCCGGCCTGGAGCAAGCCCACGCCGGCGAGTATCGCCACCATGGCGCCGACATCGAGAAGCCTAACTGGTTCACCAACTGAAAGAATGCCGATCAGGAGCGCTACCACCGGCGGGACATAAGTGACACCCGATGCCGCAATGGCGCCAAGTCGCGCGACGAGAATGTAATACAGGATATAAGCAAGTCCTGTTCCGCACAGGCCTAGTCCGAGCACCAGCCCGAGGGTGGCGCGGCGGTCCATGAATACGGCCATGATCCCGTGCCGATCGACGGTCACAAGCAGCAGAAGCAACGCCAATCCAATTTGATAGGTAGTCAATGCCAGTGGCGACAGTCCGAGCGGACTGATGAATTTGCGCGCGTAGACGAAGGAGCAACCAACGCTCAGGGATCCGCCGATCATCCAAAGGACGCCCAGGGAGCTTACCTGACTACTCCCATTCCACGGACGCGCTATGACAAGTACGCCAGCAAATCCGAGCAACGTCCCACAGACCGTCCGCCCGTTGACCGGTTCATCCCGCAGGAAAAGCCAAGCCGTCAGAAAGGTGAAAAGGGGAATAGCACCGCTGAGCATTCCCGCGACACTCGACAGAAGCAGCACGGTGCCCTTGGCAAATGCCAGGTAATATACCGCTGTCGCCAACAATGCCATCACTGTGAAGTGGTGAAGATAACGCAAGTCGCGCCAACGCAGCGCCCGTGTTGCGAGGGCGAACACAAATAGTGGCACGAAACCGAAGACGAGACGCAATAGAACAATCTGCTCCGGCGTAATCGAGACAGCGGCCCATTTCATAAAAATGAAGTTGCTTCCCCATATCACCCCGAGCAGCGCGAAGGCCCCATAGGCGACGACCTGCATGGGGTTCGGTCGAGGACGAACAGCCAGTTCCGGAGCGGTCGACCTCATGATCCACAGCCTGACGGACTGAGGAAGCGACATATCAGCGCTGAAATTTCGCTGCGGTGGGCTTCGAGAGCGAAGTGGCCCGTGTCCAGGAAATGGACTTCTGCACTGGGAAGGTCGCATCGATAGGTTTCGGCGCCTGCCGGAATGAAGAATGGGTCATTGCGACCCCAGACGGCCAGCAGTGGCGGTTGATGCTTGCGAAAGTAGGCCTGGAAGTCCGGGTAGAGCGTCACGTTCGTGCGGTCGCTGAGAACAAGGTCTAGCTGGATCTCCATCGCTTCCGGCCGGTGCATGTAGGCGATGTCGAGTGTGTAACCGTCGGGGGAGACAAGCTCCGCCGGCGCGCCATGCTGGTATTGAAAGCGTATTGCTTCATCGGTCAGCGAAGCACGGCAGACCTTCCGACGCTCGGGTGTCGGTTCGCGCCAATAGGCCTGCCACGGTCCCCACTCCTGGCTGAGGCCTTCCAGATAAGCATTACCATTCTGCGTGAAGATAGCTTTTACCCGCTCCGGATGCTTCATCGCTAGTCTCAGCCCGATCGGCGCGCCGTAATAGAAAATGTAGCGATCGAAGCTGTAGCTGAACGCGTCCCGAGGTGGGGTTACTGTGTTGCCGAACCCCGGCAGGTCGGGTGCAATCACCCTATAGTGGTTCGAGATCTCAGGAATAAGATTGCTAAACATATGCCCAGACGTCGGGAAGCCGTGCAGTAGAAGCAAAACAGGCGCATCTGCTGGCCCCGCTTCACGATAGAAGACCTTGATATCGTCGATTTCTTTAACACCATAAGTAACGGCCATGACTTGTTCTCCTCTATCGATCCGCCGCTAGTTGACGAGGGATGCTTCGCCGTTTCCGAACGACCAGTCGTCAGCGTTAACAGGTACAAGACTGATGAGGACATCCTCGCGTCGTACGTCGAGTTGCCGATGCAGTTCATCAGCCACCTGTTTGTAAAACGCCTGCTTCTGCTCGACCGTGCGACCCGCGACCAACGTCAGCTGGATGAAGATGCAGCCTCGTGAGCGTTGAATGCCAAGAAAACCGGGATCGAAGACAAAGTCTCCAGGCGCATGCTCGGCGATCACCTGGAAGCGGTCATCCTTGGGTGCGTTGAGGACGTCGTGCATCGCTTGATAGACGACTTCTCCCACGGTCTGCCGGAACTCCGGGGTTTTGCCTTGTACCATGTCGATGCGTGCGAGCGGCATAAGAGTCTCCTGCTTTGATGCGTCAGTAGCGTGACGGAGGCTGTCTGGTCCTTTCTTCGACCCTTAGCCCAGCGCCCCGAAACGCGGTGCAAGGCTTTCCGAGACGATGTGCTCGCATAAGACGGCGAGTTCCTGGCCGAGAATCGTCAAGGCCTGGTTATCATACCGAGCGAAGGCAACTGCCGGGTCAATCCACCGGATCGTTATTCTGCTGTCAGGGAGCTCAATCACAGCCAGTTTCAGCGGAGCTTCTAACAGAGCCGAGGCGTCCGCCGTCAAAAGACGGACCATCAGGTCTGGGTGGAAGAACAGGATCTGCCGTGCAGCACCAATAGCATGACCGCCGCGCTGTAGCACCTTCTGCGGATCGATCTCATGCAGCATCCGTAAACCGGCAGCCTCTACCTCCCTTCGTAGTGACGCGATGATGTCGGTGAAGGTCAAGTCGCTCGATTTGCTACACTGGAACGCGCCAGTCATTCCACCGGGCTGGCCGTAATGGATTGGAGCTTCGGCACTCATGATTGCACCGGAGAAACCGCGAGCGAGCTACGGGTCGAAGCTTGCCGCATCGCAGGACCACCGGCTAGTACTGCCCGTGCGCTGTCGACGAGTACGAGCCATCCGCCAGCCATCAACATGACGTCCTTCAACACCAGTCGCCCACCGCCTGACAGGTAAGGGAACCCGTGTTGAGCGTCGCCAAGGGCGGCTACCCAGGCTTCCGGCGTCGTGACCAGGAACGAAAGGGTCACGAACGACGTCAGGAAGCCAAGTGTCGCTCCGACGAGGCCCCACCGGCGTGATATCAGTCCGGCAAGGATTAGGAAACCGATCATCAATTCCACCGCTCCCAAACCCTGGGAGAAGGCATAAGTGTCGTTACCAGTCTGCCAGGTCCGCTCGATGGGCTTCAGTTCTCCTTCATGAGTCAAGTGGTGGGCATATTGATCGGGATGCTCGTAGAAGAGGGACAATACCGGATTGTTGGCGACGAAAGGCGTGATGCTATCGGCTTCGTAGGGGACGAACTTCAAGCCACCAATCCACAAGAAGACGATGGCCATGGCTATGCGCATGCCGTGCAGGCCGATCCATTCCGATCTAGAACCGGAAATCACACCAAGGATACGGTGGATTTGTATGTTCATAACTGAGCTCCTATAGTTAGATTTCTACACTTCGCCAGCGGCGGCAAAGGCGTCCAGCGCACGAACCGAATAGACGATGGCCGCACCCGCGTTGATACTCGTTGCGACGCCCAATGCTTCTGCAAGCTCTTCCCGGCTGGCTCCAAGCTTGCGCGCCGCATCGGTATGGACGGTGATACAGCCGTCGCAGCGCAAGGTGATTGCGACGGCGACGGCAATCAGTTCACGGGTTTTGGCGTCAAGATGACCGGTCTTCTGTCCGGCGACGCCCGTGGCGCCATAGCCTTTAACTGTTTCCGGACTGAGTTTGGCAAAACTTCCAACCCCGGTGATGACCTGCTGGCGATAAGTATTCCAATCGAACATATGCATAGCGACCTCCTTGATGATGATGACTAAAGTAGGCAGCAATCGACAGACGTTCGATACCAACACGGCTCAATCAGATGGCCGCCCGGATCAAAAGCCGCGCCACCCTGGAGATGTCGCGACCATGCCGCTGACAGATGACGTTTTGAGTGAGCTTGCTCAGCTGCTCCGCGTTCGCCCCGAGTTAGATGACGTTTGCCGGTTTGGTGGGCCGTGGATATCCACCCACGTCGCCGGACCAGCCGGTTGGGCGTATTTTCACCTCGTCACCCGGGGTCATGTGCAACTCGACCGGCCCGGTTTTGATCGCCTGAATCTCGTAGCGGGCGACATTCTGCTACTGCCAAACGGGGATGCCCACACAGTACATGGGCTTGGGTTCGCTGAGCATCTGCATTCGCCGGTCGTGACTCAGCTCCGCGGCGCGCTCCGGATACGAACCAGCGTCGGTGTTGAGTTGGATACGGAGTTGATCTGTGGCCGGCTGCACTTTCAGGCGGCGCCGCAAACCTTGGTCATGGCAGCCCTTCCGAGCGTTGTGATCCTGCATATAGACGAACTGCCCCTTGCCAGTCGCTTCAAACCGCTGGTCGAGGGTATCCGGGAGGAGTTGAGTGACGGTCGCCCCGGCGCTGCCTCAATCGCAATAAATCTTGCTAGCGCTTTATTTATGATGATGATTCGGGCGCAGATCGAGAAGTCAACAGCTGTCACCGGCCTGCTGCAGTTGTTCAACCAAAAGGTGACGTCTCAAGCAGTCCTGGCGATGATACGCGAGCCCGTACGCGCCTGGACGCTGGATGATCTCGCACATGACGCGGGAGCCTCGCGGGCGACGCTAGTACGCGCATTTCGCAAGGCTGCTGGAATCGCGCCACTGGCGTTTTTGGCTGACTTACGCCTTGGGCTTGCACGGCACCGTCTGGGGAGCAGCACGGTCTCGGTTGATCGAATTGCAGCAGAAGTAGGCTATCAATCGCCCGCTGCGTTTAGTCGCGCGTTTCTCCGCAAGTTTGGTGTTCGGCCGAGCCAAAACCGGAAAGCTTAGATAATCGTCCCGTCATTAAACAGGCGATAGTTCAAGGTTCTAGGAATCCGACGCCTGAACAGTAGCTCTGGGTCAGTATCCATTTGCTTATTCTCGATGTATGATCCAAGGCCCGCCGCTGGATAAACCCGATGCCACAACTGCGACACCTAGAAATCCGCTTGGCAAGGTCTGCGTGATGATACTTTACCCGCCGATAACCATCACCAGCTCGAAAGGCGACGTCGCTCGCAACCTCAGAGGCCTTACTGCTTGCCTTGCATTATTGGAAGCACAACGTCCATCAAAGCGGTGTCGGAGAATGGGTTTTGACCAGTGACCAATTCCCGATCCCGCACCACCTTCGAATGCCATGCTGCAATGGTTGAGACTTGCCCTCCAGCGTTCTTTAACGCCATGGCGGGCAGAAACTGGGGCTTAGCATGAAAGACGTTTTTTGCTGCCTGTTCCTCTTCGTCATCACTGAAAACAGTTAGACGATAATTACGATAAGGCCAGTTGGAAGCCAGCATTCGAGCTTTAGCCAGGTCGCCAACGCGTAACGCAGCCTGTTCCAATTCAGGATTACGGGTGGTTGACAGGAGAGCGATCGTTGCGTGGCAGAGGAGAGCAGTTGTCTTGGCATGTGTGTGGAAGTAGGTAAGAATCCGTCCTAGGTTCCGATCGGCCATCAGGTCGATCATCGGCGCGGGACCACCCGGCACAAACACTGCTGCATATTGATTGAGATCATGGTCAGCCGCCCAACGCAGTGTGGTAGGATGTTTCAAGCCATCGAGAGAAGATTGATATTTTAGTGCTTGATCAAGCTTAACCTTGCTTCCGTTAAAGTAATCCGGACTAACGGATGCTTGATCCTCCGGCGGAATGTTTCCGGTCGGATCAGCGAAGACCAGTTCGTATCCGGCAGCTGAGAATCTTCGAGCCAGCACGATTAGCTCGTTGAGATAGTAACCAGTCTTGAAGGTATGGCCGTCTTTCAACGGGAGTATGCTTTCGCTCGAAAGCACGATCAGCACCTTGCCCCTGGTCCCGGTGTGTAAGACGGCTGCGCTAGACGCAGCAATTGTTGCAGTCGTAAGGGCGAACGCAAGCGCAGACACTCTTGTCTTGTTTATCATTATTTGAAGTCCTCTATGTATTCGACGCCAGATGCCATACGCCGGCCAGACGGTGATAGGGTTAACAGATCTCTACGCCAGTGAGGTCACGACAGATTTGAAGTAGCCGATCCTGTAGGTCGAAGCGCATTATTGTAGCGCTCACGCGCCGTTGCTTCTGATGATATAGATAGCCGCCAGTGACACGCGCTGCCGCGTCCTCGCTTCCTGCAAGCCAAGCCTGCGTGACATGCCCCAATGCGAGGTCGTCAGGGGCGTCTGGGCCGCCCATTTTGGTGGGTACCCAACCGGGTTCAAGCGCATTGGAAAGAACGCCTGGCCAACGCCGCGCGACTGCAAAGGCAAGGAGAACGTCGTGCAACTTTGTATCGGCGTAGGCTTGGGATCCGTTCCAGCGCCGGTGCGTCCATTGCAAGTCGTCGAGGCTCGTATCACCGCTGCTATGCATACCCGAGCTTAAATATATCAGCCTGTCAGGTCGATCGATCAGTGCCGTCAGCAGATAGGGCGCCAATACATTAACGGCGAAGATCTGCGAAAGGCCGTCCTCGGTCTCGACCCGGTGAGGTTCGCGATAACCGATGCCGACATTATGGATGATCGCGTTGAACCGACCGAATTTGTTAGCCTGTTCAGCGACCACTTGGATCGTGGCAATGCTCGATAGATCGCCGATGACCACTGCCTGCGCTGCGGGCAAGGCTATTTTCGCCTGCTGTGCCCGTGCATCTGTGCGGGCGTGGATGACAACGTCGTGCCCTTGCTCGACCAGGAGCTGTGCGGCCATCAGACCAAGTCCATCGGATGATCCGCTGATGAAAATGCGTGCCATTGCAGATCCCCTCGATATCTAAACGCAGCAGGTCAAGGGGCACGGTCGGCGAGAAAGCGCAGCACTGTTTCGAGAGAGCTCGTGCCTCGCTCGGTTTCGACGCCTCCTCCCCCTTCGAAGGACAGCCATCCCTGGTTGAACCCGTCGATCATCTGCATCCTCGGCTCTGGGTTGCTCATGCCCTGATCGCGAAAAATGTCATGCCAGTCCGACTTCGGCACAACCTGCGCTGAAACTGGCAGACCGAGCACGTCGCCAAGGGTGCGTGCCAGTTGATTGGGTGATACCGGTGCCGGGCCTTGTAGTTCGACGATCCGCCGGCCGCTCCACGTTTCGCCGAGCAGCCTGGCTGCGGTGGCGCCGATATCAGCGGTGGCGATCATTGGGATGGCGCGATCGAGCGGCTGGAGAAAGCTCGCCACAATACCATTTGCCTTTGCCGAGGCGATGTCCCAGCTGGCATTCTCCATAAACCAGGCGGCCCGCACGAAGGCAATCGACAGATCGAGCGTGCTCAGTTCGCGCTCCATCAGGCTAAGTTGGCCTAGGAGGTTTGGATTACTCGCCTGCGCGCCGACCGTCGACAGGCAGACAACACGGGTGGGGCGTGCGGCGGCCAGCGCCACCTTAACGGCGGCTACGACCGCACGTACTTCGGGGAAGCCAGGCGCAGGATCAAAGATCGGCGGGATCAGGATGAATACTCCCTCCACGTCCGTGAAAGCGCGTGTAAGTGCATTGGGGTCGCTCATATCCGCGATTGCCAGTTGACAGCCGCGCGCAGTCCAGGCTGCGGCTTTACTGGGATCACGTGCCACGGCGCGCACTGGCAGGCCGGCCGCCAACAGGCGGTCGGCCACCACGCTGCCAACCTGTCCCGTTATCCCTGTGATCGCATACATGATCGTCTCCTGTTCGATGGAGAAACTTGTCGCACGACGCCTTTCCTGCATTAAGTGCGCTCTGGTCAGCTCACTCCTGACTAATTGGCAAGGATGTCCTGATGTACGATGCGCGGCTTCTCTCTGGCGTCAGTGTGCTCGCCGCCGTGGTCGAGACCGGCAGCTTTATTCGCGCAGCGGATGCGCTCGGACTGTCGGATTCGGGCGTCAGCCGGGCGATCACGCGGCTAGAGGCGCGGCTCGGTGTCCGCCTGCTGGATCGCACGACCCGCTCACTGCGTCTTACGGAAGAGGGGGCGCGGTTCCATGCCGAGGCGGCGCCGCTGCTCGTGCAGCTCTCAGATGCTGCGATGGCGCTGACTGAAGCACGTCACACGGTGCGCGGACGATTGCGCGTGGAAGTCGACCCCTTTTTCTCGCGGCTTGTGCTTGCGCCGCGTCTCGGGGCCTTTTTGGGTCGATATCCCGAATTGTCGCTTGAACTGGTGACGACCGAAGTGCCCGGCGATCTTGTGGCACATGGCTTCGATCTGGCGATCCGTTTTGGGCCACCGGCGGTGGCAGGTCTGATCACGCGGAAACTGCTCGACACGCGCATCCTGACCGTTGCCTCGCCTCTCTACCTCAAACGTCATGGCCGTCCTTCGAGGCCGGAGGAGCTAAAGGGGCATCACTGCATCCACTATCGCGATCCTGCCAGCAACAAGCCATTCGCCTGGGAATTTCATCGCCAGAGAAAGATCCTGCCGGTCGAGGTTACTGGCGCGGTCACCGTGACCGACGTCGGCACGATGCTTGCTGCCTGCGTTGCCGGTCTAGGCGTCGCACAGGTAATGGCGCTGGGCAGCGAGACCATGATCACAAGCGGTGCACTAGTCGAGCTCTTCCCCGAGTGGCCTGGCGAGACCTTTCCGCTGCATGCCTATCACCCGTCACGCCACCAACCGCCAGCCCGGACCAGAGCGCTGATCGATTTCTGTCTCCAGCTCACAGCGAATACAGGCTCCGCAGCTGTCAATTCAGTCAACTGAGCTTCTTTGTCCGCTGGAGCAGCCTTTGCTCGACATCTTGCTTTGAGGAACAATCGGCCGTCCCTCACCGGCTGATCCAGCGGGTGGCGCGAATGGCAGATGCGGAGCCCGCTCCATTCGACCGACGTCTCGTGATCCTGCCATTCATTTTCGAATGGACACCGTGCACGCTTGTCGATGTCTAAACGAGCACGTTGCGCTCAGCTTCCCGTGCAGAAGAGGAGAGCTGTTCATGGCCAACATGTTGATGCAAGCGGCAATACTGGAAAAAATCGGAAGCCCGTTCCGAATCGCCACCGTGGCGCGGCCGTCACCGCTGGCCGGCCAGGTGCTGGTGCGCATTGCAGCGAGCGCAGTTAATCCACTCGACCTGAAGATCCGTGCTGGCGGGGCTGCCCATGCACGCCAGCTGCTGCCGGCCATCCTTGGCCTCGACATGGCAGGGACCGTCGAAGCAGTAGGTCCCGGTGTCACCGGGTTTTGCCGCGGCGACGAGGTCTATGGCATGACCGGGGGTGTCGGAGGCATACAAGGCTCTCTGGCCGAGTATGCTGCGGTCGACGAACGGCTGCTGGCAATCAAGCCAGCAAAGCTGTCGATGCGCGAGGCAGCCTCCCTCCCGCTGGCCTTCATCACGGCTTGGGAGGGTCTGGTGGATCGTGTCGGCATTCAGCCTGATCAAACCGTTCTCATCCAGGGGGGGGCTGGCGGTGTCGGACATATCGCCATCCAGATCGTCTTGGCGACCGGCGCCCGCGCCTATGCAACCGGGTCTACGAGAGACCAGGTCTTGATTGAACGGCTGGGTGCAACTTGGATCGACCGCAACTCCGAGGCCAAGGACTACGTGTCGGAGCACACGGACGGACGCGGCTTCGATATCGTCTACGACACGGTTGGTGGCGCAGTCCTGGACGCTTCGTTTAACGCTGTCTGCCGTTTTGGTCATGTGGTCAGCGCGCTCGGCTGGGGAACTCATGCCTTGGCGCCACTCTCATTCCGAGCTGCAAGCTATTCCGGCGTCTTTACTCTCCTCCCGCTGCTGACGGGTGATGGTCGGACCCGCCATGGCGAAATCTTGCGCGAGGCGACCCGGCTGGCCGAGGCGGGGCGGCTCGCGCCCAAGGTCGATCCGCGGCGTTTCACGCTCGCGACGGTTGGCGAGGCTTACGCAGCACTCGAAGGACGCAAGACCGACGGCAAACTCGTTGTCGACATTGCCTGACAGCAAAACAAAGAGAGGCGAAGTGCGGTTATAAGGATGAACCGGTTTACTGAAAGGTAAGTCCTCAACATGCTTCTGGGCATCTTGCAGCGTGCTGTCTATTGCGCGTCCCGGGGCGGCGTGGATGCGAAATAAGGTAGCTCGTATAACGATTGTTGATGGCCATGCCGCTTTCAAATAGAATGGCAAGCTGAGCAGATAAACAAACTACGCCATTGTCACGTTAGCTGGTGGTGACGGCCGCTTTGCCTCCGATCGCCCGCCCGGCCTAATCCGCGCCTTGTTCGACACAACCGAGCCAGGCAAGCCAGTTCGAACGTATCACACGAAGGCAATGCCTATGATCCTAATGACCTAAGATGAGATCGAGACACGGCTGATAGCGTCAACACGTGGAGTTCTGGAGCTGCAGCGGCCCTTGCTGGATGACGCGCCGGTTGTCGTGGCGCGGGGCTCCTGAAAGGATGGAGCGATCATATCAAACTGATGATGTGCGCGTTCCAGCCCGACGCAGTGGTGGTTGGAACGCGGATCATTCTTCATTTATGGCATCTAATGGATAGCCTCACTTAATACACTGTTCGC
Proteins encoded:
- a CDS encoding zinc-dependent alcohol dehydrogenase family protein, producing MANMLMQAAILEKIGSPFRIATVARPSPLAGQVLVRIAASAVNPLDLKIRAGGAAHARQLLPAILGLDMAGTVEAVGPGVTGFCRGDEVYGMTGGVGGIQGSLAEYAAVDERLLAIKPAKLSMREAASLPLAFITAWEGLVDRVGIQPDQTVLIQGGAGGVGHIAIQIVLATGARAYATGSTRDQVLIERLGATWIDRNSEAKDYVSEHTDGRGFDIVYDTVGGAVLDASFNAVCRFGHVVSALGWGTHALAPLSFRAASYSGVFTLLPLLTGDGRTRHGEILREATRLAEAGRLAPKVDPRRFTLATVGEAYAALEGRKTDGKLVVDIA
- a CDS encoding LysR family transcriptional regulator — encoded protein: MYDARLLSGVSVLAAVVETGSFIRAADALGLSDSGVSRAITRLEARLGVRLLDRTTRSLRLTEEGARFHAEAAPLLVQLSDAAMALTEARHTVRGRLRVEVDPFFSRLVLAPRLGAFLGRYPELSLELVTTEVPGDLVAHGFDLAIRFGPPAVAGLITRKLLDTRILTVASPLYLKRHGRPSRPEELKGHHCIHYRDPASNKPFAWEFHRQRKILPVEVTGAVTVTDVGTMLAACVAGLGVAQVMALGSETMITSGALVELFPEWPGETFPLHAYHPSRHQPPARTRALIDFCLQLTANTGSAAVNSVN